The Aquamicrobium sp. DNA segment CGACCATGACGATGTCGGCCGGGCCGGTCGCCGCCTCGTCGAGCGCGGCATCCATGCCGTCGCCGGCGACCGCCGCGACCGAGACCGTATGGCCGGCCGCTTCCAGCGCCTCGCGCAGCGAACGCGCCACGGCATCGGCATCGCGGCGGCGCAGCGTTCCGCCATCCCTGTTCAGAACCACCTGAAAGCGCATCGGACGGGTGCTCCGCATCGGTCGGGAAATGGATCGGAAGACCGGGCATGCGCGGGCGGCCTTCGCCCGCAATCCCGTCCCGATATCCCCGCAATGCCTCTCCGGCCGCCCGGTTCCGCTGCCGCGACGGTAATTTTACCGGGGAACCTAAGCCGCACAGTCACGTTGACCCGGCGTGAAAGGCGCGCCCCGCCTCCCCTCGCTAAAAGTTCGGCAGAGCGCGCCGTGCAAATGAACATGCACAAAGGAGAGACTAACATGATCCGCAAGCTCCTGGCCACTACCGCCATTGCAACCCTCGTCGCGACGGGCGCGTCCTTCGCCCAGACCGCGCCTGCGCCGACGGCTCCCGTCGAGCAGGCGGCGCCGCAGGTGATCCATGCCGACGGCCATCTCGCCTCCGACCTCCTCGGCCAGACGGTCTATTCCAGCGCCGGTGACGACGGCCAGAACATCGGCAGCATCAGCGACATCGTCCTGTCGCCCGAAGGCACGGCCCAGGCCGTGGTGATCGGCGTCGGCGGCTTCCTCGGCCTCGGCAAGAAGGACGTCGCCATCGAGTACGACCTCATCCAGTGGACCGAGCGCGACGGCAGCCGCTATCTTATCATCGAGACCACTCCGGAGGCGCTGAAGGCGCTGCCCGACTTCGATGTCGCCGCCTATCGCCCGATGCCGGCCGACGCGCAGATCGGCAACACGACGCCGGCGACCTCGACCGATCTCGACGCCGCCAAGCAGGCTGCCGACGCGGAAGCCGCGGTGGACGCGGCCAATGACAACGCCACCGGCGCCATGCCCGACACCGCGGCCGATACGACGACCGACACCACCGACGGTGCGACCGACATGACGGCGCAGAACGAGCCGGCCGCAACCCCGCCTGCCGCCGCGCCCGCGACCGACGAAACCCGCACCTCGGCCATCGACCGCTCGACCATGACCGAGGTCCCGGTTGCCGAGATTCGCGCCGACGACCTGATCGGCACCACCGTCTACGGCGCGGGCGACGAGAATGTCGGCTCCATCGCCGACGTGATCCTGTCGGCCGACGGTCAGGTCGACGCCGTGACCGTCGATGTCGGCGGCTTCCTCGGCATCGGCGCCAAGGAAGTGGCGCTCGACTTCGACAACCTCGCCTTCATGCGTGACGGCGACGGCGACACGCACCTCTACACGCCCCTGACCAAGGAGCAGCTCGAGGCGCAGCCGGAGTACGACGCAGCGACCTTCGCCGACAGCCGCGACCAGCAGCTGATCGTCATCCCCCGCTAAGGGCGATACCGGACAGGGCCCGCGCACATCGCGCGGGCCTTTCCTTTTTGAACGATGGGTCATTCATCGTTCACATCTAGAGAACGATCCTTCGCACGGATGCGGCCTTTTCCGAGCCCCGGCATTGCCCGACATTGACACCGAACGCCGCCGTCGCGGCAACCGGAACAGGAGCGGCAGCCATGCTCGACCAGATCAAGGGGCTTCATCACGTCACCTCGCTCGCCCGTGACGCCAACGAGAACAACGCCTTCTTCACCCACGCGCTCGGCCTGCGGCGCATCAAGAAGACGGTCAATTTCGACGCGCCCGACGTCTACCACCTCTATTACGCCAACGAGGCCGGCACGCCCGGCACGGTGATGACCTATTTCCCCTTTCCCAATGCCGCGCGCGGCCGCCCCGGCACCGGCGAGGTCGGCGTCACCGCCTTTTCCGTGCCGGACGGCGCGCTCCCCTTCTGGGAGGAGCGCCTCGCCGTGCACGGCGTTTCCGGCCTCGAACGCCGCACGCTGTTCGGCGAGAAGCGCCTTTCCTTTGCCGGGCCGGACGGCGACGGCTTCGCGCTCGTCGAGACGCGGGGCGACGAGCGCGCGCCGTGGACCGGCAACGGCGTCGACGCCGACGCCGCCATCCGCGGCTTCCATTCCGTCTCGATGCGGCTGGCCGACGCCGGCGCG contains these protein-coding regions:
- a CDS encoding VOC family protein, with the protein product MLDQIKGLHHVTSLARDANENNAFFTHALGLRRIKKTVNFDAPDVYHLYYANEAGTPGTVMTYFPFPNAARGRPGTGEVGVTAFSVPDGALPFWEERLAVHGVSGLERRTLFGEKRLSFAGPDGDGFALVETRGDERAPWTGNGVDADAAIRGFHSVSMRLADAGATAELLGFMNHEEIDRAGAVRRFRVKGGGNGAGIVDVETLPVAARARQGAGSVHHVAFAVDDRDRQLDVRKALMDTGYQVTPVIDRDYFYAIYFRTPGGVLFEVSTNEPGFDRDEDTAHLGEALKLPSQHEHLRPFLESHLEPIRD
- a CDS encoding PRC-barrel domain-containing protein, translated to MIRKLLATTAIATLVATGASFAQTAPAPTAPVEQAAPQVIHADGHLASDLLGQTVYSSAGDDGQNIGSISDIVLSPEGTAQAVVIGVGGFLGLGKKDVAIEYDLIQWTERDGSRYLIIETTPEALKALPDFDVAAYRPMPADAQIGNTTPATSTDLDAAKQAADAEAAVDAANDNATGAMPDTAADTTTDTTDGATDMTAQNEPAATPPAAAPATDETRTSAIDRSTMTEVPVAEIRADDLIGTTVYGAGDENVGSIADVILSADGQVDAVTVDVGGFLGIGAKEVALDFDNLAFMRDGDGDTHLYTPLTKEQLEAQPEYDAATFADSRDQQLIVIPR